The Poseidonibacter lekithochrous region TTAGTTGAAGCTTTTGAATCATTGCCTACTATAGGTAAAAAATCAGCTTTAAGACTTGCTTATCATGTTGTTATGAATGACAATTATTGTGGAATTAAAATTGCACATAGTATTGAAAATGCTTTAAAAAACATTACAAAATGTGTGAAGTGTGGTTCAATGAGCGAACATGAAATCTGCGAGTTTTGTTTGGATGATTCAAGAGATAGCACAAAAATATGTATAGTTCAAAGTGCAAAAGATATATTTATTATTGAAGACTCTAAGCAGTTTGATGGTAAATATTTTGTAATTGAAGAATTAGATCAAGAAGCAATAGATGCTCTTACAAATTTTGTTGATGATAATGAAGTAGAAATGGTACTATTTGCCATTACTCCATCAATCGCAAATGATGCATTTATTTTATATATAGAAGATAAATTAAAAAATAAAGATATTAGATTTTCAAAAATTGCTCAAGGTGTGCCAACAGGTGTTAGCCTTGAAAATGTAGATATTTTATCACTATCAAAAGCAATACAAAGTAGGGTAGAGATTTAAATCTCTACCTTCTTTCTTCTTCGTTCCATTGTTTATATAACTTTTCAGCTTCAGAAATTTCTTTCACACTTGCTTTTCTTCTACAAGACATATATCCATTTGTTCCATCACATGACTCAAAAGGATAAACTGTTGCAAAAACCCAATAAAATCCACCATTTTTAGTAGCATTTTTTACGTAACCTGTCCAAATTTCACCTTTTTGTACAGTATCCCATAAAGATTTAAAAGCCTTTCTTGGCATATCTTGATGTCTTACCATACTATGTGGTTGCCCTAATAATTCATCCAAAGTATATTCTGCAATACTACAAAAATCATTATTTGCAAACCTAATAATTCCTTTAGCATCAGTTTCACTTACTAAAAAGGCATAATCATCTAAAACTGTTTCTTGTCCTCTTGCCATAATTTTCCTTTTTAATTAAATTTTTTATTTTGAGCATCAGTTACTAAAGTATTAGCCATTTCAGATACTTCATTTGAAATTCCTGAAATCTGATTAGCTTCGCTTGCATTTTCTTGAGTAACTCTATCAAGCATAGTAATTGCATCATTGATTTGCTCGATTCCTGTCATTTGTTCTCTTGATGAAGAACTAACATTATCAATAATTTCAATAGTTTGTGTAATATGAGTATTTAAATCTTTATAACCATTAATCATCTCATCAGAAATAATTTTACCTTCGTTTGCTTTTGTATTTGCATCTTCAACTAAGTCTTTAATCTCTTTAGCAGCTTCTGCTGATCTTGATGCTAAGTTTCGCACCTCTTGAGCAACAACTGCGAAACCTTTACCAGCTTCACCTGCTGTTGCTGCTTCAACTGCTGCATTTAATGATAGAATATTTGTTTGGAATGCAATTTGATCAATAACAGTAATTGCTTCATTAATAGAAGAAACTTTTGTATTAATCTCCTCCATAGAATCCGCAGTTTTAGAAGCTAAATCTTGTCCATTTGATACAGCAGTTCTTACTGTTTGACCTAATGTAGCCATTTTAGTTGCATTTTGAGTATTGTTTCTTGTAATTGTAGTAATTTGTTCAACAGTAGCTGAAGTCTCTTCAAGAGATGCCGCTTGTTCATTTGCTTTTGTTGATAAGTTTTCCATAGA contains the following coding sequences:
- the recR gene encoding recombination mediator RecR, coding for MKRGLEKFYELVEAFESLPTIGKKSALRLAYHVVMNDNYCGIKIAHSIENALKNITKCVKCGSMSEHEICEFCLDDSRDSTKICIVQSAKDIFIIEDSKQFDGKYFVIEELDQEAIDALTNFVDDNEVEMVLFAITPSIANDAFILYIEDKLKNKDIRFSKIAQGVPTGVSLENVDILSLSKAIQSRVEI
- a CDS encoding methyl-accepting chemotaxis protein, producing MFTNISTNKKLLLNMLITQLGFACISIIAIMTTSDMIAIIAINVVFAVLIFITTNAAAKRIVGGINRFKRYLNDLVNFTFMRSNSVEKAQYMKNDEIGLILKEMNLYYDTFDSMRKEDMKVLGEIILSLNKVEQGIFSCRVKSDSSNFMIHALKNALNGMLDVLEENMTSIRTVSNSYTNNDFTQKIDIPDNMKKDMLDLMESINMLGDSLGSNAKLNLNNGQTLESNASVMKSSMENLSTKANEQAASLEETSATVEQITTITRNNTQNATKMATLGQTVRTAVSNGQDLASKTADSMEEINTKVSSINEAITVIDQIAFQTNILSLNAAVEAATAGEAGKGFAVVAQEVRNLASRSAEAAKEIKDLVEDANTKANEGKIISDEMINGYKDLNTHITQTIEIIDNVSSSSREQMTGIEQINDAITMLDRVTQENASEANQISGISNEVSEMANTLVTDAQNKKFN
- a CDS encoding PAS domain-containing protein translates to MARGQETVLDDYAFLVSETDAKGIIRFANNDFCSIAEYTLDELLGQPHSMVRHQDMPRKAFKSLWDTVQKGEIWTGYVKNATKNGGFYWVFATVYPFESCDGTNGYMSCRRKASVKEISEAEKLYKQWNEEERR